In a single window of the uncultured Desulfovibrio sp. genome:
- a CDS encoding Fe-only nitrogenase accessory AnfO family protein — MKCDCIAVLENTDNSITTMENCTHLSVWQRDWSKGKGWHACDPVPFSLEGCGTLPQIRDRLRQLALLLPAEAAIAGASISGLAYNELSRMGFCLCELDAFSPDILDALASEILASAQGEAQVPTAPTPTDTPGVYSINLMEVQAAHPEITSKKALRPFFASTPFVELELICGHMPPWLEEHMRQQRLTCALTRQEDGTVRARISHALCGESAPNGR, encoded by the coding sequence ATGAAATGCGACTGCATTGCAGTGTTGGAAAATACAGATAATTCAATCACCACCATGGAAAACTGCACACACCTTTCCGTCTGGCAGCGCGACTGGAGTAAGGGCAAGGGCTGGCATGCCTGTGATCCCGTGCCTTTTTCTCTTGAAGGCTGCGGCACCCTGCCCCAGATACGCGACCGGCTGCGTCAGCTGGCCCTCCTGCTGCCCGCAGAGGCTGCCATAGCCGGGGCCAGCATTTCCGGCCTTGCCTACAATGAACTGAGCCGCATGGGCTTTTGCCTGTGCGAGCTGGACGCATTCTCGCCCGATATTCTGGATGCCCTGGCCAGCGAGATTCTGGCTTCCGCCCAGGGGGAGGCGCAGGTTCCCACCGCCCCCACGCCCACAGATACGCCCGGCGTGTACAGCATAAATCTTATGGAAGTGCAGGCAGCACACCCGGAAATTACGTCAAAAAAAGCTCTGCGCCCCTTTTTTGCGTCAACGCCCTTTGTGGAACTGGAACTCATCTGCGGGCACATGCCCCCCTGGCTTGAGGAGCACATGCGCCAGCAGCGCCTGACATGCGCCCTCACCCGACAGGAAGA
- the nifB gene encoding nitrogenase cofactor biosynthesis protein NifB: MSANLVNLNTNPCKMCMPMGSVSAFYGISKSMSILHGSQGCSTYIRRHMATHYNEPVDIASSSLTEEGTVFGGTKNLLKGLENLIKLYNPKVIGVSTTCLAETIGEDVPAIIKQFKDEHPEVTATIIPVSSPGYGGSQYEGFFRALHAIVRHVPMDSAPNNVVNIITGHLSAADTRALKALLDGCGLEYVLLPDLSQNLDGGHEDDYNRLPQYGTTLDRIGLMAGARMTLELAPFCPEEYSPGAYLRDTYGVPLLRMNLPVGLRDTDAFIATLEALGGVIPTTVREERARYLDAMIDAHKYNAQSRVAVFGEPDMVLALVRASCENGAVPVVAATGSRCAAFEKTLAPDMAQATETQFSGDYDILNFADFAAIENAMLARKANLMLGNSDGRRIEERHHVPLLRYGFPIHDRVGGQRTRLLFYDGSLSLMEATANAMLQFTENSFREELLNKYFKEEAAMEADASRIEVVAPASEPLVPVTAPTAAHAAGSAAAVNAERTKSHPCFSCGACATSARLHLPIAPKCNLSCNYCLRKYDCVNESRPGVTTAVLTPAQAFDHFMKVKRDMPNLTVVGIAGPGDTLANPEETFRTLEMIRREDPNITFCMSTNGLALPEYVEDMKRVGVSHATVTINAVDPAIGAQIYKFAMYRGKRYTGETAAALLLANQMAGLRALSQAGIVSKVNTVLLKGINDGHIPQVVETARELGAVMTNIMQLIPVKGSVFENMPLVSNKELMDMRRSCEPTLKQMYHCKQCRADAVGLLGDDKSIDYRPPVAEKAPAAAVEAKPAVARKIRIAVASKTGMTVDQHFGQAEQFYIYESDGDAASYVETRSVSRYCNGMDDCGEKAGRMAGILAAVDDCKGVLALRIGESPLKKLETKGIRVFTLYENVDKAVNDAAKALCG; this comes from the coding sequence ATGAGCGCCAATCTTGTCAACCTGAATACAAATCCCTGCAAGATGTGCATGCCCATGGGTTCGGTAAGCGCCTTTTACGGCATCAGCAAGAGCATGAGCATTTTGCACGGTTCGCAAGGATGCAGCACCTATATTCGGCGGCACATGGCAACCCACTACAATGAGCCGGTAGATATCGCCTCCTCTTCGCTTACGGAAGAAGGCACGGTATTCGGCGGAACCAAGAACCTGCTCAAGGGGCTTGAAAACCTCATCAAACTGTACAACCCCAAGGTGATCGGCGTTTCCACCACTTGCCTGGCCGAAACCATCGGCGAGGATGTGCCCGCCATCATCAAGCAGTTCAAGGACGAGCACCCGGAAGTGACGGCCACCATCATTCCCGTGTCTTCGCCCGGCTACGGCGGCTCGCAGTACGAAGGATTTTTCCGTGCGCTGCACGCCATTGTGCGCCACGTGCCCATGGATTCCGCGCCCAACAACGTGGTCAACATCATTACCGGCCATCTTTCTGCGGCAGATACCAGGGCCCTCAAGGCGCTGCTGGACGGCTGCGGCCTTGAGTATGTGCTGCTGCCCGATCTTTCGCAAAATCTTGATGGCGGGCACGAAGACGACTACAATCGTTTGCCGCAGTACGGCACAACGCTTGACCGCATCGGCCTTATGGCTGGCGCGCGCATGACCCTTGAACTTGCGCCCTTCTGCCCCGAAGAATATTCGCCCGGCGCGTACCTGCGCGATACCTACGGCGTGCCGCTCCTGCGCATGAACCTGCCTGTGGGCCTGCGCGATACGGATGCCTTTATAGCTACGCTTGAAGCCCTTGGCGGGGTCATTCCCACCACTGTGCGCGAAGAGCGCGCCCGCTACCTTGACGCCATGATCGATGCGCACAAGTATAACGCCCAGAGCCGCGTTGCCGTATTTGGCGAGCCGGACATGGTGCTGGCCCTTGTGCGCGCCTCGTGCGAAAACGGAGCCGTCCCCGTGGTGGCCGCCACCGGCAGCCGCTGCGCCGCCTTTGAAAAAACGCTTGCGCCCGATATGGCTCAGGCTACGGAAACCCAGTTCAGCGGCGATTACGACATTCTGAATTTTGCAGACTTTGCCGCCATTGAAAATGCCATGCTGGCGCGCAAGGCCAACCTCATGCTTGGCAATTCCGATGGCCGCCGCATTGAGGAGCGCCACCACGTTCCGCTGCTGCGCTACGGCTTTCCCATCCACGACAGGGTTGGCGGCCAGCGCACGCGTCTGCTATTTTATGACGGTTCGCTCAGCCTTATGGAAGCAACGGCCAACGCCATGCTGCAGTTTACCGAGAACAGCTTCCGCGAGGAGCTTCTCAACAAATACTTCAAGGAAGAAGCCGCCATGGAAGCTGATGCCTCCCGCATAGAAGTTGTGGCCCCCGCCAGCGAGCCGCTTGTGCCTGTAACTGCCCCTACAGCCGCCCATGCCGCTGGCAGCGCCGCCGCCGTCAATGCGGAGCGCACCAAGTCCCACCCCTGTTTTTCCTGTGGGGCCTGCGCCACCTCGGCGCGTCTGCATCTGCCCATCGCGCCCAAGTGCAACCTGAGCTGCAACTACTGCCTGCGCAAGTACGACTGCGTTAACGAAAGCCGCCCCGGCGTCACCACCGCCGTGCTCACGCCCGCACAGGCTTTTGACCACTTTATGAAAGTAAAGCGCGACATGCCCAATCTTACTGTTGTGGGCATCGCCGGCCCCGGCGACACGCTGGCAAATCCCGAGGAAACCTTCCGCACGCTGGAGATGATCCGCAGGGAAGACCCCAATATCACATTCTGCATGTCCACCAACGGCCTGGCCCTGCCGGAATACGTGGAAGACATGAAGCGCGTGGGCGTAAGCCACGCCACCGTGACCATCAACGCCGTTGACCCTGCCATTGGCGCGCAGATTTACAAATTCGCCATGTACAGAGGCAAGCGCTACACGGGCGAAACCGCAGCAGCCCTCCTACTGGCAAACCAGATGGCTGGCCTGCGCGCCCTCTCCCAGGCGGGCATAGTGAGCAAGGTCAACACGGTGCTGCTCAAGGGCATCAACGACGGGCACATCCCGCAGGTGGTGGAAACCGCGCGCGAACTGGGCGCTGTGATGACCAACATCATGCAGCTCATCCCGGTCAAGGGCAGCGTTTTTGAAAACATGCCCCTTGTGAGCAACAAGGAACTCATGGACATGCGCCGCAGCTGCGAGCCAACGCTCAAGCAGATGTACCACTGCAAGCAGTGCCGCGCCGACGCCGTGGGCCTGCTGGGCGATGACAAGTCCATTGATTACCGCCCGCCCGTGGCCGAAAAGGCCCCCGCTGCCGCTGTGGAAGCCAAGCCCGCCGTGGCCCGCAAGATACGCATCGCCGTGGCTTCCAAGACAGGCATGACCGTTGATCAGCACTTTGGTCAGGCCGAGCAGTTCTACATCTACGAAAGCGACGGCGATGCCGCCAGCTACGTGGAAACCCGCAGTGTCTCCAGATACTGCAATGGCATGGACGACTGCGGCGAAAAGGCCGGGCGCATGGCGGGCATTCTGGCCGCCGTGGACGACTGCAAGGGCGTGCTGGCCCTGCGCATAGGCGAAAGCCCGCTGAAAAAGCTTGAGACAAAGGGAATACGCGTGTTCACCCTCTATGAAAATGTGGACAAGGCCGTGAATGACGCCGCCAAGGCGCTCTGCGGGTAA
- the nifE gene encoding nitrogenase iron-molybdenum cofactor biosynthesis protein NifE codes for MAMEILEERRTSIKEKGNKGGSCCSGNGLRCDTASVAGSVSQRACVYCGARVVLNPITDAFHIVHGPIGCASYTWDIRGSLTSGSELFRNSFSTDLQEKDIVFGGAEKLTRAIDEAVANYSPKLIFVYATCIVGVIGDDVEAVCRNAEKKYGIRVIAIKAPGFSGTKSTGYRMACNALVQLMEPHKEQPKVKGVNILGDYNLAGEMWIIRNYLREMGIPIVATLTGDAAYETLIKAPAAQLNIVQCAGSMMYLAQRMEDEMGVPWMRASFFGVADTSTALRQVAERLNDDYAKRKAEALIAERGAKAEAFLEQYKPHFVGKKAAIFVGGGFKAISLIRQFNEMGIETVVVGTQTGKPEDYEIISSLVNPGTVILDDANPAELETFMKQKGADILVGGVKERPLAYKLGIAFCDHNHERKHALGGFEGVENFTREVNLSINSPVWQFTRSSASFAEATQAQASLVRQALAARAAHF; via the coding sequence ATGGCTATGGAAATACTTGAAGAACGCCGCACGTCCATCAAGGAAAAGGGAAACAAGGGCGGGAGCTGCTGTAGCGGCAACGGCCTGCGTTGCGATACGGCCAGCGTGGCCGGTTCCGTGAGCCAGCGGGCCTGCGTGTACTGCGGTGCGCGCGTGGTGTTAAACCCCATTACCGATGCCTTTCATATCGTTCACGGCCCCATCGGCTGCGCCAGCTACACCTGGGACATTCGCGGTAGCCTTACCAGCGGCTCTGAACTGTTCCGCAACAGTTTTTCCACTGACTTGCAGGAAAAAGACATTGTCTTTGGCGGTGCAGAAAAGCTCACCCGCGCCATTGATGAGGCCGTGGCCAACTATTCGCCCAAGCTCATCTTTGTGTACGCCACCTGCATTGTGGGCGTGATCGGCGACGATGTGGAAGCCGTGTGCCGCAATGCGGAAAAAAAGTACGGCATCCGCGTTATCGCTATCAAGGCTCCGGGTTTTTCGGGCACAAAGTCCACGGGCTACCGCATGGCCTGTAATGCTCTGGTGCAGCTCATGGAGCCACACAAGGAACAGCCCAAGGTCAAGGGCGTCAACATTCTGGGCGACTACAACCTTGCGGGCGAAATGTGGATTATACGCAATTACCTGCGCGAAATGGGCATTCCCATTGTTGCCACCCTTACGGGCGACGCCGCGTACGAAACGCTCATCAAGGCCCCGGCTGCACAGCTCAATATTGTTCAGTGCGCTGGCTCCATGATGTATCTGGCCCAGCGCATGGAAGACGAAATGGGCGTTCCGTGGATGCGCGCCAGCTTCTTTGGGGTGGCGGACACCTCCACCGCCCTGCGGCAGGTGGCCGAGCGCCTCAACGACGACTACGCCAAGCGCAAGGCCGAAGCCCTTATTGCCGAGCGCGGTGCCAAGGCCGAGGCTTTTCTTGAGCAGTACAAGCCGCACTTTGTGGGCAAAAAGGCCGCCATCTTTGTGGGCGGCGGTTTCAAGGCCATATCGCTCATCCGGCAGTTTAACGAAATGGGCATCGAAACCGTGGTTGTAGGAACCCAGACCGGCAAGCCTGAAGATTATGAAATCATTTCGAGCCTGGTGAACCCCGGCACAGTCATTCTTGACGATGCCAACCCCGCAGAGCTTGAAACCTTCATGAAGCAGAAAGGCGCGGATATTCTGGTGGGCGGCGTCAAGGAACGCCCCCTGGCCTACAAGCTGGGCATAGCCTTTTGCGACCACAACCACGAGCGCAAGCACGCCCTGGGCGGTTTTGAAGGCGTTGAAAACTTCACCCGCGAGGTGAACCTTTCGATCAACAGCCCTGTGTGGCAGTTTACGCGCAGCTCTGCCTCATTTGCCGAGGCAACGCAGGCGCAGGCCAGTTTGGTACGCCAGGCACTGGCAGCAAGAGCAGCACATTTCTAG
- a CDS encoding nitrogenase component 1, with product MLDLTPKTHVNRSGVLINPCKTCQPVGALFAALGVHNCMPYSHGSQGCASYHRTYLTRHFKEPAIAVTSSFTEGACVFGGGPNIRQGVKTTLEVYNPDIIAVHTTCLSETIGDDLKTYIDEMEIPDDKVVVHCNTPSYVGSHVTGFGNMMAGFIKYLAAKGKTTETVAVFPGFVNPGDIREYKHLVNLMKLKSIMFPDCSNVMDAPMTGEYKMYPEGGTTIDEIRALGSCRKVLALGRLTSEEPAAQLKRKCGVNFDLLPLPIGLADTDAFIMAMANLNGGEVDPLIDEERGRLLDLMLDANPYFYGKKVAVYGDPDTVLGMTRFCLELGMIPKYVLTGTPGETFVKLATAMFKEYGKEEECKAFAAKDLFDLHQFIKEEPVDLLLGNSHGKQIAKAEGIPLVRAGFPVLDRYGHASLPMVGYRGAFQLATKIADTLMEEFDRNCADEDMDLIM from the coding sequence ATGCTTGACCTCACCCCAAAGACACATGTGAACAGATCGGGCGTTCTTATCAACCCGTGCAAGACCTGTCAGCCGGTGGGCGCGCTGTTTGCCGCCCTGGGCGTGCACAACTGCATGCCTTACAGCCACGGATCGCAGGGTTGTGCTTCTTACCACCGCACCTACCTTACGCGTCACTTCAAGGAACCCGCCATTGCGGTCACCAGTTCCTTTACCGAAGGCGCGTGCGTGTTCGGCGGCGGCCCCAACATCCGTCAGGGCGTCAAGACCACGCTTGAGGTCTACAACCCTGATATTATTGCCGTGCATACCACATGTCTTTCTGAAACCATCGGCGATGACCTCAAGACCTACATCGACGAAATGGAAATTCCGGACGACAAGGTCGTGGTGCACTGCAACACGCCGAGCTACGTTGGCTCGCACGTTACGGGATTTGGCAACATGATGGCCGGGTTCATCAAATACCTTGCCGCCAAGGGCAAAACCACGGAAACCGTGGCGGTGTTCCCCGGCTTCGTAAACCCCGGCGACATCCGCGAGTACAAGCACCTTGTGAACCTGATGAAGCTCAAGTCCATCATGTTCCCCGATTGCAGCAACGTCATGGATGCGCCCATGACCGGCGAATACAAGATGTACCCCGAGGGCGGCACCACCATTGACGAAATCCGCGCGCTCGGCTCGTGCCGCAAGGTTCTGGCCCTGGGCCGTCTGACCAGCGAGGAACCCGCCGCCCAGCTCAAGCGCAAGTGCGGCGTGAATTTTGACCTGCTGCCCCTGCCCATCGGCCTGGCCGATACCGATGCCTTTATCATGGCCATGGCAAACCTCAACGGCGGCGAAGTTGACCCGCTTATTGACGAAGAACGGGGCCGCCTGCTCGACCTCATGCTGGACGCCAACCCGTACTTCTACGGCAAAAAGGTTGCCGTGTACGGCGACCCCGACACAGTGCTTGGCATGACCCGCTTCTGCCTTGAACTGGGCATGATCCCCAAGTACGTGCTCACTGGTACGCCCGGCGAAACATTCGTCAAGCTGGCCACAGCCATGTTCAAGGAATACGGCAAGGAAGAAGAATGCAAGGCCTTTGCCGCCAAGGATCTCTTTGACCTGCACCAGTTCATCAAGGAAGAACCCGTGGATCTGCTGCTTGGCAACTCGCACGGCAAGCAGATCGCCAAGGCCGAGGGCATCCCGCTGGTTCGCGCTGGGTTCCCGGTTCTTGACCGCTACGGACACGCCTCGCTGCCCATGGTTGGTTACCGTGGCGCCTTCCAGCTGGCCACCAAAATAGCTGACACGCTCATGGAAGAGTTTGACCGCAATTGCGCCGACGAAGACATGGATCTGATCATGTAA
- the nifD gene encoding nitrogenase molybdenum-iron protein alpha chain, giving the protein MSIDANAVVLERYNAKVFKNRKEHMLKVNPAEDQIIIANTRAIPGIMTNRGCCYAGCKGVVLGPIKDMVTITHGPVGCGFYSWGTRRNKAKAEGDAPNYIQYCFTTDMQEPDIVFGGTKKLKKAIDEIMELMHPKTIMIAATCPVGLIGDDIQAVAAEAEQEYGIRCVAFSCEGYKGVSQSAGHHIANNGIMKRVIGTGSYEPASKYSINILGEYNIGGDGWEQERILKKIGYEVVSVFTGDGEVERIASSHKANLNLVQCHRSINYIAEMMKTKYGVDWLKVNFIGLEGTVQSLRDMAAYFGDPELAQRTEQVIAEELAEVQDQMAAYKARLNGKTAALFVGGSRSHHYQGLLQDLGIKTVLAGYEFGHRDDYEGREIIPNIKDDADSKNIEHITVEKDEKKYHAYLTQEQYDKLAAEIPLEKYHGMIRDMDEGTYVVDDLNMYEAEKFMEILKPDMFFSGIKDKYALQKAGTLSRQLHSYDYSGPYAGFKGATQFGYDLCMGYFTPAWHMVTPPWKNRATLQGTVGE; this is encoded by the coding sequence ATGAGTATTGACGCCAACGCAGTAGTGCTTGAGCGCTACAACGCCAAGGTCTTCAAGAACCGCAAGGAGCACATGCTCAAGGTCAATCCTGCGGAAGACCAGATTATTATCGCCAACACGCGTGCCATTCCCGGCATCATGACCAACCGGGGCTGCTGTTATGCTGGCTGCAAGGGCGTTGTGCTCGGCCCCATCAAGGACATGGTCACGATTACTCACGGCCCCGTGGGCTGCGGCTTCTACAGCTGGGGCACGCGCCGCAACAAGGCCAAGGCAGAAGGGGACGCCCCCAACTACATTCAGTACTGCTTTACCACGGACATGCAGGAGCCCGATATCGTCTTTGGCGGCACCAAAAAGCTCAAGAAGGCCATTGATGAAATCATGGAGCTCATGCATCCCAAGACCATCATGATCGCCGCCACCTGCCCTGTGGGCCTGATCGGCGACGACATTCAGGCCGTGGCCGCAGAAGCTGAACAAGAATACGGCATCCGTTGCGTGGCGTTCAGCTGTGAAGGGTATAAGGGCGTTAGCCAGTCGGCGGGCCACCACATTGCCAACAACGGCATCATGAAGCGCGTTATCGGCACAGGCAGTTACGAACCGGCCAGCAAGTATTCGATCAATATTCTTGGCGAATACAACATCGGCGGCGACGGCTGGGAACAGGAACGCATCCTTAAAAAGATCGGTTACGAAGTGGTTTCGGTGTTCACCGGCGACGGCGAAGTGGAACGCATCGCCAGCTCGCACAAGGCAAATCTGAACCTTGTGCAGTGCCACCGCTCCATCAACTACATCGCCGAAATGATGAAAACCAAGTACGGCGTGGACTGGCTCAAGGTTAACTTTATCGGTCTGGAAGGAACAGTTCAAAGCCTGCGCGACATGGCTGCCTACTTTGGCGACCCCGAGCTTGCGCAGCGTACTGAACAGGTTATCGCCGAAGAACTGGCCGAGGTGCAGGATCAGATGGCGGCCTACAAGGCCCGCCTCAACGGCAAGACCGCAGCCCTCTTTGTGGGCGGCAGCCGCTCGCACCACTACCAGGGCCTGTTGCAGGATCTGGGCATCAAGACCGTGCTTGCCGGGTACGAATTCGGCCACCGCGACGACTACGAAGGTCGGGAAATCATCCCCAACATCAAGGATGACGCGGACAGCAAGAACATCGAACACATCACTGTAGAAAAGGACGAGAAGAAGTATCACGCCTACCTTACGCAGGAACAGTACGACAAGCTGGCCGCCGAGATCCCGCTTGAAAAGTACCACGGCATGATACGCGACATGGACGAGGGAACCTACGTGGTTGACGACCTCAACATGTATGAAGCTGAAAAATTTATGGAAATCCTCAAGCCCGACATGTTCTTCTCCGGCATCAAGGACAAGTACGCGCTGCAAAAGGCCGGGACCCTCTCGCGCCAGCTGCACAGCTACGATTACAGCGGGCCTTACGCGGGTTTCAAGGGCGCAACGCAGTTCGGTTACGACCTCTGCATGGGGTACTTCACCCCCGCGTGGCACATGGTAACCCCGCCCTGGAAGAACCGCGCCACCCTGCAAGGAACTGTGGGAGAATAG
- a CDS encoding P-II family nitrogen regulator: MQEIVAMVRANMVAATKNALSKAGCPSFSCTKCLGRGKKGMDPATLRMVMESGELPRTPAGESLTEVGRLIPKRLFNICVPDEKVEAVVKAIIEANSTGHPGDGKIFVMPVEESYVVRTGERADA, from the coding sequence ATGCAGGAAATAGTTGCAATGGTTCGGGCCAACATGGTGGCGGCTACTAAAAATGCTCTGTCCAAGGCCGGATGCCCCTCATTCTCATGCACCAAGTGCCTGGGACGCGGCAAAAAAGGCATGGATCCAGCCACCCTGCGCATGGTTATGGAAAGCGGCGAGCTGCCGCGCACTCCGGCGGGCGAGTCCCTGACCGAAGTGGGCAGGCTGATCCCCAAGCGGTTGTTCAATATCTGCGTTCCCGATGAAAAGGTCGAAGCTGTGGTCAAGGCCATTATAGAAGCCAACAGCACCGGCCACCCCGGCGATGGAAAGATCTTTGTGATGCCGGTGGAAGAATCCTATGTGGTTCGCACGGGCGAGCGCGCTGACGCATAA
- a CDS encoding P-II family nitrogen regulator: MQMIRTIIRPEKTTEVLSELLAAGFPAVTKLDVVGRGKQKGIMVGDIQYDEIPKQMLMLVVSDEDKDDAIRVILRVAKTGDGHFGDGRIFVSSVSEAWTISSGKSGL; this comes from the coding sequence ATGCAGATGATTCGCACGATTATTCGGCCTGAAAAGACCACCGAGGTTCTCTCCGAGCTGCTGGCAGCGGGCTTTCCCGCCGTTACCAAGCTTGATGTGGTGGGCCGTGGCAAGCAGAAAGGCATCATGGTGGGCGATATCCAGTACGATGAAATTCCCAAGCAGATGCTCATGCTTGTGGTCAGCGATGAAGACAAGGACGATGCCATCCGCGTTATCCTGCGCGTGGCAAAAACGGGCGACGGTCACTTTGGCGATGGCAGAATCTTTGTTTCAAGCGTCAGCGAGGCCTGGACCATCAGCAGCGGCAAGTCCGGCCTGTAG